The following coding sequences are from one Roseburia hominis A2-183 window:
- a CDS encoding putative DNA modification/repair radical SAM protein has protein sequence MNIQQNLSLMEKLAILTDAAKYDVACTSSGADRRGDGRHMGNCLAPGVCHAFAADGRCISLLKILFTNECIFNCAYCQNNCNSDVPRASFTPDEICTLTMEFYRRNYIEGLFLSSGILISPNYTMDLIYQTLYRLRTVHHFNGYIHVKAIPGADPALIEKAGFLADRMSINLELPTANGLKQLAPCKSRHTILSPMRQIQNGITENQNELMVYRKAPKFVPAGQSTQMIIGATPENDYQIMRVSEALYEKFHLKRVFYSAFINVNGDSSLPVLPGGPPLLREHRLYQADWLLRYYRFHVDELLSEDRPNFNIYLDPKCDWALRHLDTFPVEINRASYQTLLRVPGIGYKSAQRIVAARRDTALTYDDLKKIGVVLKRALYFITCSGRMMYRTKLDEDYICSHLMADHTQVPTELRNSGYQQLSLFDTGLAL, from the coding sequence ATGAACATTCAGCAGAATCTCTCCCTCATGGAGAAGCTTGCCATCCTTACCGATGCCGCGAAGTACGACGTGGCATGTACCTCAAGCGGCGCCGACCGCAGGGGAGACGGCAGGCACATGGGGAATTGTCTGGCTCCCGGCGTGTGCCATGCATTTGCTGCAGACGGAAGATGCATCTCCCTGCTCAAGATCCTGTTCACCAACGAGTGTATTTTTAACTGTGCCTACTGCCAGAACAACTGCAACTCCGACGTCCCCCGCGCCTCCTTTACCCCGGATGAGATCTGCACGCTCACCATGGAATTCTACCGGCGCAATTATATCGAGGGTCTGTTCTTAAGTTCCGGCATCCTCATCAGTCCGAATTACACCATGGATCTGATTTACCAGACGCTCTACCGGCTCCGTACCGTCCATCACTTCAACGGCTACATCCACGTAAAAGCGATTCCCGGCGCTGACCCGGCACTGATTGAGAAAGCAGGGTTTCTTGCGGACCGCATGAGCATCAATCTTGAGCTTCCCACGGCAAACGGACTGAAGCAGCTTGCTCCCTGCAAATCAAGACACACGATTCTCTCCCCCATGCGCCAGATCCAGAATGGCATCACGGAGAACCAGAATGAACTGATGGTCTACCGCAAAGCGCCGAAGTTCGTGCCCGCCGGGCAGAGCACACAGATGATTATCGGTGCTACCCCGGAGAACGACTATCAGATTATGCGTGTGTCCGAGGCACTCTATGAGAAGTTTCATCTGAAGCGCGTTTTCTACTCTGCATTCATCAATGTCAACGGCGATTCGTCACTGCCGGTGCTCCCCGGCGGACCTCCGCTGCTGCGCGAGCACCGCCTGTACCAGGCAGACTGGCTGCTGCGCTATTACCGCTTTCATGTGGATGAGCTTCTGTCGGAAGACCGCCCGAACTTTAATATTTATCTGGATCCCAAGTGTGACTGGGCATTGCGTCATCTCGACACATTTCCGGTCGAGATCAACCGCGCCAGTTATCAGACTCTTCTGCGCGTACCCGGAATCGGATACAAGTCCGCCCAGCGGATCGTCGCCGCCAGACGGGATACCGCGCTCACCTATGACGATCTGAAAAAGATCGGCGTTGTGCTAAAGCGCGCCCTGTATTTCATCACCTGTTCCGGCCGGATGATGTACCGCACGAAGCTCGACGAGGACTATATCTGCTCTCATCTCATGGCAGACCACACGCAGGTTCCAACGGAGC
- the rsmA gene encoding 16S rRNA (adenine(1518)-N(6)/adenine(1519)-N(6))-dimethyltransferase RsmA — MATLGIPQNTITVLQKYHFNFQKKFGQNFLIDTHVLERIIEAAGITKDDFVLEIGPGIGTMTQYLCENAREVTAVEIDQNLIPILADTLSAYDNVTVINEDILKLDIVKLAEEKNAGKPIKVVANLPYYITTPIIMGLFESHVPIDSITIMVQKEVADRMQVGPGTKDYGALSLAVQYYAKPEIIANVPPNCFMPRPNVGSAVIRLTRHETVPVQVEDEKLMFRLIRASFNQRRKTLANGLNNSPEIHLSKEVIQESIEELGVPVTIRGEALTLEQFAALSNIIGRRMKQQV; from the coding sequence ATGGCAACATTAGGAATCCCGCAGAATACGATTACGGTTCTGCAGAAGTATCATTTTAATTTTCAGAAAAAGTTCGGACAGAATTTTCTCATTGATACCCATGTGCTCGAGCGCATTATTGAGGCGGCGGGCATTACGAAGGATGACTTTGTGCTGGAGATCGGACCGGGCATCGGCACGATGACCCAGTATCTGTGTGAAAATGCCAGAGAGGTGACGGCGGTGGAGATCGATCAGAACCTGATCCCGATTCTGGCGGACACGCTTAGCGCTTATGACAATGTGACGGTTATCAATGAGGACATTTTGAAGCTGGATATTGTAAAGCTCGCGGAGGAGAAGAATGCCGGGAAACCGATCAAGGTGGTGGCAAATCTTCCGTATTATATTACTACGCCGATTATCATGGGGCTGTTTGAGAGCCATGTGCCGATTGACAGCATTACGATCATGGTGCAGAAGGAAGTCGCAGACAGGATGCAGGTCGGACCGGGGACGAAGGATTACGGTGCGCTCTCGCTGGCGGTGCAGTATTATGCAAAGCCGGAGATTATCGCAAACGTGCCGCCGAACTGCTTTATGCCGCGGCCGAATGTCGGCAGCGCGGTGATAAGGCTGACGCGTCATGAGACCGTGCCGGTGCAGGTGGAGGATGAAAAGCTGATGTTCCGGCTGATCCGGGCATCTTTTAACCAGAGACGCAAGACGCTTGCGAACGGTCTGAATAATTCGCCGGAGATTCATCTCTCCAAGGAAGTGATTCAGGAAAGCATTGAGGAGCTTGGCGTGCCGGTGACCATCCGTGGAGAGGCGCTTACATTGGAACAGTTTGCGGCGCTCTCGAATATTATCGGACGCAGAATGAAGCAGCAGGTATAG
- a CDS encoding SpoIID/LytB domain-containing protein has product MRKKWKYYIDRMLTFALIGILLPLFVTIICQRMRLEEVIYGTYDAMTEAAEREGGEELEEQLPLILAKEIRADAEDAALKAQCVIARTTLYDAAARGEEQPAAFSEEELRQALGETYEKTMERLETCVEETSGQVLSWNGGYAYAAYHAISAGSTRDMSRSAEAAVPYLPAVECPADLTAEGTLSVIYCEETDILKRCGEHFAEADVSAVSEIQVTERDAAGYVQQVMLGEYVCTGEAFREAMGWNSACFTITQMGENVRIVTRGLGHGYGLSQNEARAMAQEGTSYEEILQYFFPGTTLVTADQIK; this is encoded by the coding sequence ATGCGGAAAAAATGGAAATACTATATTGATAGAATGCTTACTTTCGCGCTGATCGGCATATTATTGCCGCTTTTTGTTACGATAATATGTCAGCGTATGCGACTGGAGGAAGTGATATACGGCACGTACGACGCGATGACGGAGGCGGCAGAAAGAGAGGGCGGGGAGGAACTGGAGGAACAGCTGCCCCTGATTCTGGCGAAGGAGATCCGTGCGGACGCGGAAGATGCGGCGCTTAAGGCGCAGTGCGTGATTGCGCGGACAACACTGTATGATGCCGCGGCGAGAGGGGAGGAACAGCCGGCTGCTTTTTCGGAGGAAGAATTAAGGCAGGCGCTGGGGGAAACATATGAAAAGACCATGGAACGGCTTGAGACGTGCGTGGAGGAGACGAGTGGGCAGGTGCTCTCCTGGAACGGTGGCTATGCGTATGCTGCATATCATGCGATCAGTGCAGGAAGTACGAGAGATATGAGCCGGTCGGCGGAAGCGGCGGTGCCATATCTTCCCGCGGTGGAGTGCCCGGCGGATCTGACGGCGGAGGGCACGCTCTCGGTCATTTATTGTGAGGAAACGGACATTTTAAAGCGGTGCGGGGAGCATTTTGCGGAGGCAGACGTGTCCGCGGTGTCTGAGATCCAGGTTACAGAGCGGGATGCGGCGGGCTATGTACAGCAGGTCATGCTGGGGGAGTATGTCTGCACCGGGGAAGCGTTCCGTGAGGCGATGGGCTGGAATTCCGCGTGTTTTACGATCACGCAGATGGGGGAAAATGTGCGGATCGTGACAAGGGGACTGGGACACGGGTACGGACTGAGCCAGAATGAGGCGCGCGCGATGGCGCAGGAAGGAACCTCTTACGAGGAGATTTTACAATATTTTTTTCCGGGAACAACGCTTGTGACAGCGGATCAGATAAAATAG
- a CDS encoding M23 family metallopeptidase, with protein sequence MRKSRFWAFLGRKQYVIAGAIVIAAAVATTVIYSDHEQQQREQLEEELAQENTPEEAGLVAATESTEQTAQASAVIPPEQTAETEKLEQKAAETTESTEVAQVEKEAENETAETGAGVNALHFDPEDGMLWPMEGNVILNYSMDSTIYFATLDQYKYNPAVIIAGEVNNKVYSVAKGKVIGLSNNEETGCTMTVDLGDGYRAIYGQLKEPNFAVGDYVESGHVLGYVAEPTKYYSVEGSNLYFALQKDGQPVDPVAFFQS encoded by the coding sequence ATGAGAAAAAGCAGATTTTGGGCATTCCTCGGGCGTAAACAATATGTGATTGCGGGGGCGATTGTGATTGCGGCAGCAGTTGCGACCACGGTAATTTACAGCGATCATGAACAACAGCAGCGCGAACAGCTGGAGGAAGAACTGGCACAGGAAAACACACCGGAGGAAGCCGGACTTGTCGCTGCGACGGAAAGTACGGAACAGACAGCACAGGCATCCGCAGTTATTCCGCCGGAGCAGACCGCGGAGACGGAAAAGCTGGAGCAGAAAGCGGCAGAGACGACAGAGAGTACGGAAGTGGCGCAGGTGGAAAAAGAAGCGGAGAATGAGACCGCAGAGACGGGAGCAGGGGTCAATGCCCTTCATTTTGATCCGGAGGACGGCATGCTCTGGCCGATGGAGGGAAATGTGATCTTAAATTACAGCATGGATTCTACCATATACTTTGCGACGCTGGACCAGTACAAATACAATCCGGCGGTGATTATCGCGGGAGAGGTCAACAATAAGGTATATTCCGTCGCAAAGGGAAAAGTCATCGGTCTCTCCAACAACGAGGAGACTGGCTGTACGATGACGGTCGATCTGGGTGACGGCTACCGCGCGATCTACGGACAGTTAAAGGAGCCGAACTTTGCGGTGGGTGATTATGTGGAATCCGGCCATGTGCTGGGCTACGTGGCAGAGCCGACGAAATATTATTCGGTGGAGGGCAGCAATCTGTATTTTGCGCTGCAAAAAGACGGACAGCCTGTCGATCCGGTAGCATTTTTTCAGAGCTAG
- a CDS encoding tetratricopeptide repeat-containing diguanylate cyclase: MEFKEYSKAVMAWVDGVMQNRGADAEKTLKYCADIEQYAKQTGDPKLLGFAYYYAGETYYVLNEGEQLLKTITRAITYLDQAEQWDMVARAYNILAIAFLNRGNTPIALDYYLTGLGYCKKYKLANEENVINLNLGTLYLGNEQWNEAQRYFEKVSSDIKAYPETPNYYGLMSCVAVCLGRCFMQREQNERVQAQMDYLDQVCWEHMQKIERLSALIFKAEYYHRVGRITLREECIEQIRGLVDMDMAVMDIFDDVYGLCRLLLEIDKEDVFWDIVAVLEKLTKNANIANLQRKIVSLKILCYRRKQDEAAYLEEAGRFYELTEALDRENHYMIANMLSVRRSLEHANEKRREMEKANERLLEKSETDPLTRLANRFRLNDYLERAFERTRDDHRAFAVEILDIDYFKEYNDNYGHQAGDACIVAIADELRKMQSHDTFCARYGGDEFIIIYEYKTEDEVFSMADSLRERILDRRIEHVCSKALPVVTISQGICFDVAPEGSRSWDFLHAADMMLYEVKKRSRNNISLGHLDAKEARYGEERKLL, translated from the coding sequence ATGGAATTCAAGGAATACAGTAAAGCTGTGATGGCGTGGGTGGACGGAGTGATGCAGAACCGCGGCGCCGATGCCGAGAAAACATTGAAATACTGTGCGGATATCGAACAATATGCAAAACAGACGGGGGATCCAAAGCTTCTGGGGTTTGCCTACTATTATGCGGGCGAGACCTACTATGTGCTCAATGAGGGCGAGCAGCTTCTTAAGACCATTACCAGAGCTATCACCTATCTGGATCAGGCGGAGCAGTGGGACATGGTTGCCAGGGCTTATAATATCCTTGCGATTGCCTTTTTGAACCGTGGAAATACGCCGATTGCGCTGGATTACTATCTGACCGGACTCGGTTATTGTAAAAAATATAAGCTGGCGAACGAAGAAAACGTCATCAACTTGAATCTCGGAACCCTCTATCTGGGCAACGAACAGTGGAATGAGGCGCAGAGATATTTTGAAAAAGTCTCCTCCGATATCAAGGCATATCCGGAGACCCCGAATTATTACGGGCTGATGAGCTGTGTAGCGGTCTGTCTGGGGCGGTGCTTTATGCAGCGGGAACAGAATGAACGCGTGCAGGCACAGATGGATTATCTGGATCAGGTCTGCTGGGAGCACATGCAGAAGATCGAGCGGCTCTCGGCGCTGATTTTTAAGGCGGAATATTATCACCGCGTGGGAAGAATCACACTTCGTGAGGAATGTATTGAGCAGATCCGCGGACTTGTGGATATGGACATGGCGGTTATGGATATCTTTGATGACGTGTACGGGCTGTGCAGACTGTTGCTGGAGATCGATAAGGAAGACGTCTTCTGGGACATCGTGGCGGTATTGGAAAAATTGACGAAAAACGCCAATATTGCGAATCTGCAGCGGAAAATAGTTTCCTTAAAAATCCTCTGCTACCGCAGGAAACAGGACGAGGCGGCTTATCTCGAGGAGGCGGGCCGGTTCTATGAGCTGACCGAGGCGCTGGATCGGGAGAACCATTATATGATTGCCAACATGCTCTCCGTGCGCAGATCATTAGAACATGCGAATGAGAAGCGGCGGGAGATGGAGAAAGCGAATGAGCGTCTGCTGGAGAAGTCCGAGACGGATCCGCTGACGCGGCTGGCGAACCGGTTCCGGCTGAATGATTATCTGGAGCGTGCGTTTGAGCGGACGCGGGATGACCATAGAGCATTTGCGGTAGAGATTCTCGACATCGACTACTTCAAGGAATACAATGATAACTACGGCCATCAGGCGGGAGATGCCTGCATCGTGGCGATTGCGGATGAGCTGCGGAAAATGCAGAGCCACGATACCTTCTGTGCGCGGTATGGCGGGGATGAGTTTATCATTATTTACGAGTACAAGACGGAGGACGAGGTTTTTTCCATGGCGGACAGTCTGCGGGAGCGTATTCTTGACAGGCGGATCGAGCATGTGTGCTCGAAGGCGCTTCCGGTTGTCACAATCTCGCAGGGAATCTGTTTTGACGTGGCTCCGGAGGGAAGCCGGAGCTGGGATTTCCTGCATGCGGCGGATATGATGCTCTACGAGGTGAAAAAGCGCAGCCGCAACAATATTTCGCTCGGTCATCTGGATGCAAAAGAGGCGAGATACGGAGAAGAGAGGAAACTTTTATAG